The Christiangramia flava JLT2011 genome has a segment encoding these proteins:
- a CDS encoding RagB/SusD family nutrient uptake outer membrane protein: MKRYSSIKIIASFLLILGTIGCTDLEETTYSELSKSNFYNNKLEIIQATLRPFTHMQAWLAFTGQNGYYYMNELSADQVAWPQKGRHGYDNGDHIRMHYHTYTPQEGRIQNAWSLMWTGVGYVNSAIEDIEQVDPAQANVTQEELESLIAESKVLRAYHYMKIMDLWGNVPIVTQVGIPENPETQSREAVFNFVEAELLENVEKLQPLSPQLLGRVSRAVGYSMLSELYLNAQVWSGQERWDDCIKYADKVINGEGGSLTGNMQLDPDPLGPFNNTNENSPENIFQFPFSRNNGFGYNWAAFYMGFSNMTKALDVNYSGWNAFVVIPTAFDAYQENDIRKQEWFLFGPQYKYGTDEPILGSEEYNGQPFVYVNNIRRNTEGQTGEGSMTDGEENSGARFNKYRSGTQDDPNYLENDFVIYRLTEMYFNKAEALMRKNGGSATQEAVDLINDSRSRYFSADDWASEQYATSTLTLEELLAERGREFIFEGKRRTDLIRFGEFTTGTWWDKNPDGADYTKLFPIPYRQVNTNPNLVQNPGY, encoded by the coding sequence ATGAAAAGATATAGCAGTATCAAAATAATCGCTAGTTTTCTTCTCATTTTGGGAACCATAGGTTGTACCGATCTAGAAGAAACCACGTATTCCGAGCTGTCCAAATCGAATTTCTATAACAATAAATTAGAAATCATTCAGGCTACGCTCAGACCTTTTACCCATATGCAGGCCTGGCTTGCATTTACCGGGCAAAACGGGTATTATTATATGAACGAACTTTCAGCAGATCAGGTTGCCTGGCCTCAGAAGGGAAGACACGGGTATGACAATGGAGATCATATCAGGATGCACTATCACACCTATACGCCACAGGAAGGGCGAATCCAGAATGCCTGGTCTTTAATGTGGACCGGTGTAGGTTATGTAAATTCAGCAATCGAAGATATTGAACAGGTAGATCCGGCCCAGGCGAATGTCACCCAGGAAGAACTGGAATCTCTAATTGCAGAATCAAAAGTTCTGAGAGCTTACCATTATATGAAGATCATGGATCTTTGGGGGAATGTCCCAATCGTTACACAGGTTGGTATTCCTGAGAATCCGGAAACACAGAGCAGGGAAGCCGTATTCAATTTTGTGGAAGCTGAATTGCTCGAAAATGTAGAAAAACTTCAGCCGTTGTCACCACAATTATTAGGAAGGGTTTCCCGAGCAGTTGGGTATTCCATGCTTTCAGAATTATACCTGAATGCACAAGTATGGTCTGGCCAGGAACGCTGGGATGATTGTATCAAGTATGCCGATAAAGTGATAAACGGTGAAGGCGGTTCACTTACCGGGAACATGCAGTTAGATCCAGACCCGCTTGGTCCGTTCAACAATACCAATGAAAATTCTCCTGAGAATATTTTCCAGTTTCCTTTCAGTAGGAATAATGGATTTGGTTATAACTGGGCGGCTTTCTACATGGGCTTCAGTAATATGACTAAGGCTCTGGACGTGAATTATTCAGGCTGGAATGCTTTTGTTGTAATCCCTACAGCTTTTGATGCTTACCAGGAAAATGATATTCGTAAACAGGAATGGTTTTTATTTGGCCCGCAGTACAAATACGGAACAGATGAGCCCATCCTTGGATCTGAAGAATACAACGGTCAGCCATTTGTATACGTAAATAACATCCGTAGAAATACTGAAGGACAAACCGGGGAAGGAAGCATGACTGATGGAGAAGAGAATTCCGGCGCACGATTCAATAAATACCGTTCCGGAACACAAGATGATCCAAATTACCTGGAAAATGATTTCGTGATCTACCGCTTAACTGAAATGTATTTCAATAAAGCGGAAGCCTTGATGAGAAAGAATGGAGGTAGTGCCACTCAAGAGGCGGTAGACCTTATTAATGACAGTCGAAGCAGGTATTTCAGCGCAGATGACTGGGCCAGTGAGCAGTATGCCACATCGACACTTACCCTGGAGGAACTCCTGGCTGAAAGAGGTCGTGAATTCATATTTGAAGGAAAAAGAAGAACGGACCTGATTAGATTTGGAGAATTTACTACCGGTACCTGGTGGGATAAAAATCCTGATGGTGCAGATTACACGAAGCTGTTCCCAATTCCATACAGGCAGGTGAATACCAACCCGAACCTCGTACAAAACCCCGGATACTAA
- a CDS encoding discoidin domain-containing protein — translation MMNFKRILTLKTVFLAVVALALTACEGRRDFPDLVENGVLIEKTDILLVSGETTDIEPTYEPNIFPTRDYAWEIDDPSVADVVMNEDNSVTITAKQAGETILRIVSQDGDALSAEAKLKVISSEPIDVTSKGTLSVSQENGGGPNAGEGSPKLVDGDLNSKYLSEYKQPFWMTLEFEEAPVINVYRLTSGNDAPGRDPRDWQILASNDGENWELLDERNGETFSGRNQTREFYFSNTTEYKYYRLDVTSNNGSSLFQMSEWSVYVFPE, via the coding sequence ATGATGAATTTTAAAAGAATTTTGACTTTAAAGACAGTATTTCTTGCAGTGGTAGCATTAGCGCTTACTGCTTGTGAAGGAAGAAGAGATTTCCCTGATCTGGTCGAGAACGGGGTGTTAATCGAAAAGACAGATATCTTATTGGTATCTGGTGAAACTACCGATATTGAACCAACTTATGAACCCAACATTTTCCCTACCCGGGATTATGCATGGGAGATAGACGATCCCAGTGTTGCAGATGTGGTGATGAACGAGGATAATTCGGTTACAATTACCGCGAAACAGGCAGGAGAGACTATTTTGAGGATTGTTTCCCAGGATGGTGATGCTTTGAGCGCAGAGGCGAAACTGAAAGTAATTTCTTCAGAACCAATTGATGTAACAAGTAAAGGAACTTTAAGTGTAAGCCAGGAGAATGGAGGAGGTCCTAATGCCGGTGAAGGTTCGCCAAAACTAGTAGATGGTGACCTAAACTCTAAATATCTTTCAGAATACAAACAGCCTTTCTGGATGACCCTGGAATTTGAAGAAGCTCCTGTGATCAATGTTTACAGGCTCACGTCAGGAAATGATGCACCGGGACGAGATCCAAGAGATTGGCAAATCCTGGCTTCAAATGATGGTGAAAACTGGGAATTGCTGGATGAAAGAAACGGCGAGACTTTTAGTGGGCGTAATCAAACACGAGAGTTTTACTTTTCAAATACCACAGAGTATAAATATTATAGGCTGGATGTGACCAGTAATAACGGTTCCAGTTTGTTCCAGATGAGTGAATGGAGCGTCTATGTTTTTCCCGAATAG